One window from the genome of Camelus bactrianus isolate YW-2024 breed Bactrian camel chromosome 4, ASM4877302v1, whole genome shotgun sequence encodes:
- the LOC105061910 gene encoding interferon omega-1-like — protein MASVPSLLMALLLSSYGPGGALGCDLPQNHVLVSRQNFVLLGQLRRISPFFCLEDRKDFRFPQEMMDGSQLQKAQAISVLHEMLQQIFDLIHAERSSAACDTTLLDKLRNGLHQQLEDLDTCLVQVMGEQDSAQGRAGPTLVLKSYFQGIHLYLKEKKYTDCAWEIVRLEIMRSFSSLTNLQERLRTNDGDLGSH, from the coding sequence ATGGCCTCTGTGCCCTCTCTACTGATGGCCTTGCTACTGTCCAGCTATGGCCCTGGTGGGGCTCTGGGCTGTGACCTGCCACAGAACCACGTGCTGGTTAGCaggcagaacttcgtgcttctagGCCAATTGAGGAGAATCTCCCCTTTCTTCTGCCTGGAGGACAGAAAAGACTTCCGTTTCCCTCAGGAGATGATGGATGGCAGCCAGCTCCAGAAGGCCCAGGCCATCTCTGTCCTCCATGAGATGCTCCAGCAGATCTTCGACCTCATCCACGCAGAGCGCTCCTCTGCTGCCTGCGACACCACCCTCCTGGACAAACTCCGCAATGGACTCCATCAGCAGCTGGAGGACTTGGACACCTGTTTGGTGCAGGTGATGGGAGAGCAAGACTCTGCCCAGGGAAGGGCAGGCCCTACACTGGTGCTGAAGAGCTACTTCCAGGGAATCCATCTCtacctgaaagagaagaaatacacTGACTGTGCCTGGGAAATTGTCCGACTGGAAATCATGAGATCCTTCTCTTCATTAACCAACTTGCAAGAAAGGTTAAGAACTAATGATGGAGACCTGGGGTCACATTGA